In Pyrus communis chromosome 1, drPyrComm1.1, whole genome shotgun sequence, the following are encoded in one genomic region:
- the LOC137743698 gene encoding uncharacterized protein isoform X2 gives MESMESPELPECPVCLQNYDSESTIPRVLACGHSACEACLVRLPERYPETIRCPACTQLVKYPPQGPTALPKNIDLLSFSLSLNPNPNSGISQTPHKQSADGVGSFLPCIWSDEFYVTWKDWVLPSDAVSVETEVDDGTRDELCTVLKGRTGSGFGSGRVWFREDESVSLFRVGSLPGSDSSGFEFSYTARVLKCLSGMREEERNEMGLLLRVSVRHCRRVCKVYGFWGNLEDGFLYLGCERRNQSLSGKLGAGEDGFTKDGLPAFAMIAMEVCEVVSGLNSEGFVAGCFGFSCFSFDDFGHVEVDLNEVLVTGRKVWRSVVDSVSGRIGTESTDAEVLKLAFWNLFKDGDFVSPEVLIELLQKQGVAVECDGSRYPVGCGSDVWSLACVFLRLLLGKEFDEELVKNCGISFFDHVTYVSWIERVRALIEGRLGQEYASLRENLCQCLNYDPASRPLVMDLMKCIRELIIKPQCDIMASLEGVIKEDSGSFCLILGQLCGTRKEILETPKENGLQGSEISGGSDFDQVGDERADSDFFNGLAGGKVKFKVLQGHRDAITGLAVGGDFLFSSSFDKTIHVWSLQDFSHVHTFKGHEHTIKALIYVDEEQPLCISGDSGGGIFVWGTCTPLQQEPLKTFHEDKDWRFSGIHALACRNGYVYTGSGDRTVKAWSVRDGTLSCTMSGHRSVVSTLAVCDGVLYSGSWDGTIRLWSLSDHSPLTVLGEDTSGTVASVLSLAVDRHMLIATHDNGCVKVWRNDVFMKSIKMHNGAVFASGMEGKWLFTGGLDKTVNVQELSGDEFQIDSRLIGSIPCDSVITTLLGWQGKLFVGCANRNIVVSYYGK, from the exons ATGGAGTCGATGGAGTCGCCGGAGTTGCCGGAGTGTCCGGTGTGTTTGCAGAACTACGACAGCGAGTCCACAATTCCGCGCGTACTCGCGTGCGGCCACTCGGCGTGCGAGGCCTGCTTGGTCAGGCTGCCCGAGCGGTACCCCGAGACGATTCGCTGCCCGGCGTGCACCCAACTCGTCAAGTACCCTCCGCAGGGACCCACAGCTCTGCCCAAGAACATCGAcctcctctctttctccctctcactaaaccctaaccctaattccgGTATTTCCCAAACACCCCATAAACAATCGGCCGATGGAGTTGGTAGTTTCTTGCCGTGCATTTGGTCCGACGAGTTTTACGTCACGTGGAAGGACTGGGTGCTTCCAAGCGACGCCGTTTCGGTGGAAACCGAGGTTGATGATGGAACGAGAGATGAGCTTTGTACTGTGTTGAAAGGAAGAACTGGTTCTGGTTTCGGGTCGGGTCGGGTTTGGTTTAGAGAGGACGAGAGTGTCAGCCTTTTTCGGGTCGGTTCGTTACCGGGTTCGGATAGTTCTGGGTTTGAATTCAGTTACACTGCAAGGGTTTTGAAGTGTTTGAGTGgaatgagagaggaagagaggaacGAAATGGGATTGCTGCTGAGAGTTTCTGTGAGGCATTGTAGGAGAGTGTGTAAAGTTTATGGCTTTTGGGGAAATTTGGAAGATGGGTTTCTGTATTTGGGGTGTGAGAGGCGAAATCAGAGTTTGTCGGGGAAGTTGGGAGCTGGGGAGGATGGTTTTACTAAAGATGGGTTGCCTGCATTTGCAATGATTGCTATGGAGGTGTGTGAGGTGGTGTCTGGTTTGAATTCAGAGGGGTTTGTTGCTGGATGTTTTGGTTTTTCGTGCTTTAGTTTCGATGATTTTGGTCACGTTGAGGTGGATTTGAATGAGGTGTTAGTGACAGGAAGGAAGGTATGGAGAAGTGTTGTAGATTCTGTTTCTGGTCGAATAGGAACTGAATCAACTGATGCTGAAGTATTGAAATTGGcattttggaatttgtttaaAGATGGTGATTTTGTTAGCCCGGAGGTGTTGATTGAGCTGTTGCAGAAACAGGGCGTTGCAGTAGAATGTGATGGCTCGAGATATCCGGTTGGATGTGGCTCGGATGTTTGGTCATTAGCCTGTGTGTTTCTAAGACTGCTACTTGGAaaagagtttgatgaagagcTTGTGAAGAATTGTGGAATCTCTTTTTTTGACCATGTAACTTATGTAAGCTGGATTGAAAGAGTCCGTGCTTTGATCGAAGGGAGATTGGGTCAGGAATATGCATCCCTAAGGGAAAACCTCTGCCAATGTTTGAATTATGATCCAGCAAGTCGCCCACTTGTGATGGACCTGATGAAATGCATCAGGGAACTGATTATTAAGCCTCAATGTGATATCATGGCCAGTTTGGAGGGGGTGATTAAGGAAGATAGTGGAAGCTTTTGCTTGATTCTGGGGCAACTCTGTGGGACACGCAAGGAAATATTAGAAACACCAAAAGAAAATGGACTGCAAGGAAGTGAAATCAGTGGAGGATCAGATTTTGATCAAGTTGGGGATGAGAGGGCTGACAGTGATTTTTTTAATGGCCTAGCAGGGGGAAAGGTCAAGTTTAAAGTTCTGCAGGGTCATCGTGATGCTATTACAGGGTTAGCTGTTGGAG ggGACTTTCTATTTAGCTCCTCATTCGATAAAACTATCCATGTATGGTCGTTGCAG GACTTCTCTCATGTACATACATTTAAGGGCCATGAACATACCATCAAGGCTCTAATTTATGTAGATGAAGAGCAACCCTTGTGCATTAGTGGTGACAGTGGAGGTGGTATATTTGTCTGGGGCACATGTACCCCTCTCCAGCAAGAGCCTTTAAAGACATTCCACGAGGATAAAGATTGGCGCTTTAGTGGCATTCATGCCTTGGCCTGCCGAAATGGATATGTCTATACTGGCAGTGGAGATAGAACAGTAAAGGCATGGTCAGTGCGG GATGGCACCTTGTCATGCACTATGTCTGGTCATAGATCAGTAGTTTCAACGCTTGCAGTTTGTGATGGTGTTCTTTATAGCGGTAGTTGGGATGGAACCATCAGATTATGGAGTCTTAGCGATCACAGTCCTTTGACAGTACTAGGCGAAGACACATCAGGAACCGTGGCATCTGTCTTATCTCTTGCTGTTGACAGGCACATGCTTATTGCAACTCATGACAATGGATGTGTAAAG GTCTGGAGGAATGATGTGTTCATGAAATCCATTAAAATGCACAACGGTGCAGTATTTGCTTCTGGCATGGAGGGAAAATGGCTTTTCACAGGAGGGTTGGATAAAACTGTCAATGTACAG GAATTGTCTGGCGACGAGTTTCAAATAGATTCGAGACTTATTGGATCCATCCCCTGTGATTCTGTCATAACAACTTTGTTAGGTTGGCAAGGAAAGCTTTTTGTTGGATGTGCTAATAGGAATATCGTG GTATCTTACTATGGTAAATGA